Within bacterium, the genomic segment CTTTCATTCCAGTCTAACCATCAGTTCCGTGGATAGTCGGCCGAACTTCACTCGCCCGCAGCGAGGCGGATGCGCTGAACACCGCGCAGATCCTGAACGCGCATTTCAATGCTCAACTGCAGGTTTTTGTAAGCGGGCGTCTGGGTCAGTGCGGGCGCTGCAAGAAGCAGGTCCAGCAGAAATCGAGCAGGTTTCATGGAAACTCCTAGTTGGCTGGTTCAATGCAATGTAAGAGTATTCGCTGCGAAAGGCAAGCGATTTGGCGCGTCCGAGACAGAAATCAGCAGGGTGGGATTGAGGGTTGGGAGCGCGAGACTGGTGGCGCGGGAGCGCATTGCGCAGCGGGGGAGGCGAGAGAGTAGGGTAGGTCGGCCCGAAACCCGCGGCGCAGAGGTGGATTACTCCTTGAATATTTGCGGATTTTTCTCTATTTTATCCCGTTCACTTTCCATAGCCCAACGAGGAGCCTCATGAAAGAATCGATGATCGCCCTGCTGGTACTGGCCTTCTCCCTCACCATCGCCACGGCCGCAGAAAATCCCCTGCTGAAAGAATTCAAGACTCCCTTCGGTGTGCCGCCTTTCAGCAAGATAAAAAACGAGCATTACCTCCCGGCGATCCAGGAGGGCATCCGTCAGCACAAACTTGAGATCGCAGCGATTGCGGAGAATCCCGAGCCTCCGACCTTCGCCAACACCATCGACGCCCTTGAGCTCAGCGGTCAGCTGTTAACCCGGGTGACCGGCGTCTTTGACAATATGACCTCCGCCCTTACTAGCGAACCGCTGCAGCAGATCGCCAAAGAGGCGGCGCCGCTGCGCTCCGCTCATGCGGACGATATCCGTCTCAATACGCCGCTTTTCAAACGCATCAAGGCGCTCTATGACACGCGCGAACGCCTCGGCTTGACCCCCGAGCAGACCATGGTGCTCACCCTCTACTACCGGGACTTTGTCCGCGGTGGCGCCAACCTCGAGGAAACCAGGAAAGCGGAATTGCGCGCGATCAATCAGGAGTTGGCCCTGCTCGAGCTCCAGTTCGGCGACAACGTCCTCAAAGAGACCAATGACTATGCCCTGACCATCGCCGATCCCCGGGATCTCGCGGGTCTGCCTCCAGCCGTGATCGCCGCCGGTGCCGAAGCTGCCGCCGAACGCGGTCAGACCGGCCAGTGGGTCTTCACCCTGCAGGCGCCCAGCATCTTTCCTTTTCTCCAGTACACCGAAAACCGCGAACTGCGCCGGCAGATCTACACCGCCTACATCCACCGCGGAGACAATAACAACAGTGCCGACAACAAGGCCATTCTGAGCAAGATCGCCGCGCTACGCGTGCGCCGGGCCAACCTCCTCGGCTACCCCAGCCATGCCGATTATATCCTCGAAGAGAATATGGCGAAAAAACCGGAAAATGTCTACGCCCTGCTCGAACAGCTCTGGCGGCCGGCCCAGAAACGCGCCCGCCAGGAAGCGGCCGATATGCAGGCGATCATCGACCAGGAAGAGGGCGGTTTTCAGCTCCAGCCCTGGGACTGGTGGTATTACGCCGAAAAGGTGAAAAAAAACCGCTATGACCTTGACGAGGAGGCTTTGCGCCCCTACTTCAAGCTCGAGAATGTCCGCAGCGGCGTTTTCAGTGTGGCACAAAAGCTCTACGGCATCACCTTCAGCGAGCGCAAGGATGTCCCGGTCTATCACCCCGATGTCCGCGCCTTCGAGGTCAAGGAGGCCGATGGCCGCGCGGTGGGCATCCTCATGGTCGACTATTTCCCGCGCGCCAGCAAACGCGGCGGCGCCTGGATGAGCGAATACCGTTTGCAGCAGAAGCTGGGCGGGATACAGCGGCCGGTGATCTGTAATGTCGGTAACTTTTCCAAACCGACCGCCGACACCCCCGCCCTGCTAAGCATGGACGAGGTCGAGACCATGTTCCACGAATTCGGCCACGCCCTGCACGGCCTGCTCTCCGACTGCACCTATCCCCGGGTCGCCGGCACCTCGGTGGCGCGCGATTTTGTCGAGCTGCCGTCGCAAATCATGGAAAACTGGGCCTTCGAACCCGAGGTGCTAAAAAGCTATGCCCGCCACTACCAGACCGGCGCACCCATCCCGGAGGATCTCATCGGCAAGATCGAACGCTCGGGCCGCTTCAATCAGGGCTTTGCGACCGTCGAGTACCTCGCGGCTTCCTTCCTGGACATGGACTGGCACACCCCACGCGAACCGATCGAGCACGACGCCATCCTCTTCGAACAGCAGTCCATGGCGCGCATCGGCCTTTTGCCGGAAATCGCCTCGCGCTACCGCAGCCCCTATTTCCGCCATATCTTCTCCGGCGGTTACTCCTCGGGCTATTATGCCTACATCTGGGCCGAGGTACTCGATGCGGATGCCTTTCAGGCCTTCAAGGAGACTACACTCTTTGACCAAAAGACCGCTGCAGCCTTCCGCAAATACATCCTTGCGGCGGGAGGCAGCGAAGAGCCGATGATCCTCTATCAAAAATTTCGCGGCCGTGAACCCGGAATCGAGCCGCTGCTGAAAAAGCGCGGTCTGACAGGCGAGTGAGAGGAGCTTTCCCTTGATCAACGCCATCATCTATTGCCTGGCGGTCTGGCTGGCCAACTATACCGCCACCCTGTTCATCCCCTTTCCGGTCTTCGGCATGGTTTCGGTGGGCACCCTCATCTTTGGCATCACCTTCACCCAACGGGACCGGGTGCATCGCCACGGCCGCGGCAAGGTCTATTTGATGATCGCCGTGGCCGCCGTCGGCATGGTCATCGAAAGCACCTTGCTGGGTGTGCCCTGGCGCATCATCGCCGCCTCCTTCATGGCCATCATCCTCTCAGAGACCGCCGATACCGAAATCTATC encodes:
- a CDS encoding M3 family metallopeptidase, which encodes MKESMIALLVLAFSLTIATAAENPLLKEFKTPFGVPPFSKIKNEHYLPAIQEGIRQHKLEIAAIAENPEPPTFANTIDALELSGQLLTRVTGVFDNMTSALTSEPLQQIAKEAAPLRSAHADDIRLNTPLFKRIKALYDTRERLGLTPEQTMVLTLYYRDFVRGGANLEETRKAELRAINQELALLELQFGDNVLKETNDYALTIADPRDLAGLPPAVIAAGAEAAAERGQTGQWVFTLQAPSIFPFLQYTENRELRRQIYTAYIHRGDNNNSADNKAILSKIAALRVRRANLLGYPSHADYILEENMAKKPENVYALLEQLWRPAQKRARQEAADMQAIIDQEEGGFQLQPWDWWYYAEKVKKNRYDLDEEALRPYFKLENVRSGVFSVAQKLYGITFSERKDVPVYHPDVRAFEVKEADGRAVGILMVDYFPRASKRGGAWMSEYRLQQKLGGIQRPVICNVGNFSKPTADTPALLSMDEVETMFHEFGHALHGLLSDCTYPRVAGTSVARDFVELPSQIMENWAFEPEVLKSYARHYQTGAPIPEDLIGKIERSGRFNQGFATVEYLAASFLDMDWHTPREPIEHDAILFEQQSMARIGLLPEIASRYRSPYFRHIFSGGYSSGYYAYIWAEVLDADAFQAFKETTLFDQKTAAAFRKYILAAGGSEEPMILYQKFRGREPGIEPLLKKRGLTGE
- a CDS encoding VUT family protein, with the translated sequence MINAIIYCLAVWLANYTATLFIPFPVFGMVSVGTLIFGITFTQRDRVHRHGRGKVYLMIAVAAVGMVIESTLLGVPWRIIAASFMAIILSETADTEIYQKLLSRPWLQRVIGSNAVSIPLDSTIFNLVAFLGVFKPLMLVQIIFGEIVVKTLTGALVALKKSRDTAAALAPALPHQS